GCCACGGCCGGGTCGGTGCCGGACGGACGATGGTGGGGGCCGGGGCTGGAACCGGTGCCGGCTGGGCTGCTGGCGGCTCCGTTTCGGTCGGCAGGAAGCCCTTGCTCAATCCGTACTGGCGGATCGGGTCGATGTCGTCGGTGCCCAGTCCGCCGATCCCGATCCCGATCCCGCCCAGAGGCGGACGGGCCGGCTTGGCGGCAGGCTTCATGGACGGCTTTGCGGGGCTGTCGGTCGACATGGACACTCCGGAGAGGACTGCGCCGGCAGAGGTGCCGGCCGGATAAGCCATGAAGCAATATCATGACTTGGTGTCCTGTCTTCGCGCGATATGGCGGCCCTGGGCTGTCACATGGCGGAAAGCCGGGCGGCGTGGCGCGGGAAACACAGGGCGGACGACCAAAGAAGTGCTTCATTACAAAAAATAATGAGATGAAGATATGAATAGTCACGGGGAGTGAGGCGCTCCAGGAACCCTCTTGGTCGTTGCGATCGCCTGTGGTGCGGGTTTCCCTCTCCTGGCGTCAGCATAAACGAAGCTTGCGCGAGAGACGGAAGCGGAAGCCCGATGCGATAACTCTGCGTTCGATTCAGAGGAGAAGAAATAACACAAAGACAGGTCATGAAAACATTAAATCATGATTTTATTTGGCAAAGGAGTGTTTGCGCTCGGAGACGCTGTGCCGGGGTGGGCGATGGGGCGGGCGGACGCTGTTCTCCCGGCAGAGCCAAGCAATCGGCGAGACGCAATGCATCAGCTCCCGAGGACGTCGCATCTTGTAGAGGCCCCCTCACGCGCCGGCGCTTTCACCGTTGTCAAAAAGAACAATAAATCATGACATGATGAATTGAACTGATACCAAGCAATCCCGGTGTCGCCTCGGCATGATATTCCGGCTAAAGCGGTGGCCCGAAATCCATTCGAGACCTGATGGGTAATCAATCCATACGGATTTCATGGAGCCGCCCGGCTCGTAGCATTCCACAGCGGGGGCATCTTCGGCATCACCTGACCCGTGCGATCCGTTTTCTGTCCGGTGCCCCCGGCCCTTCGACCGGTCAGCTGCGCTGATCCTGGGAAGAATGCACAGTCAATAAATCATGATAAATAGTCATGCCATAATTTAATTAGATAATTTTTCCATTCTCTTCATCGACCACTGCCCGAATGGCTGGGAGCCAATGCCCATGGCCCGCGCACCAACAACTGTGGCCTGATTGCTTTGCACCAATCCCTCTCCGCCATTGCCAGCAGCGCGCCCCTGCTTCTCCATCGGGAAACGCCCTGCCCTTTCCGGTCACGGCATAAAAAAATCATGGCATGAAGCCAGTAGATCATATCATGATTTATTTTCAAAATATCGTGCCGCGAGCCGCGGAGCCCTCACCCCCGCGGGATCAGCGGGTTGGCCGGCGACGCTTCCAGGAAGGCGATGAACTCGTCGGTCAGCGCCCGGACGTTCAGGTCGGCGTTGCTGTTGGGATTGACCTCGCCCGGGCCGTGGCCGGTGTACGTCATTTCCTTCAGGAGCGAGCGCTCGATCAGCTCGGTGCGGAAGGCCGGGACGCCATGTTCGTCCAGCAGGCCGCGGGCATGGCGGTCGACGCGGGATTCGATGGCCGCCTGGGTGCGCACGATCACCACGCTGGAGGCCGGCGTGTGCTTCAGCACGCCGACGGAGTCCGCCACCACCTTGAAGGTGCGCACCGTCTCCTTCACGTCCATGAAGGACTGCTGGGTCGGGATCAGCACCCCGTCGCTGACCGAGAAGGCGTAGAGCATGGTCAGATTGCCGAAGCCGGCAAGGTCGATCAGCGTATAGTCGAAGTTCGGCGCATTCTCCTGCACCGTCTGGCGGACGTTCGATTCCGTGATCTCGTCCAGCACCCGCACGCCGGCATCGTTGCGCCGCCGCGCCCATTCGGCCAGATGCCGGTTGGGATCGCAGTCGAGCAGAAGCACGCTCGCCTCGCGCCGGCGCAGTTCGGACGTGAGCGCCATGACCAGACTGGTCTTGCCGACGCCGCCCTTGGTGGAGGCGAAACTGATGATCCGAGCCATGCGGTGGTTCCCGGTAGCAGAGGATGGAAAAATCGCTGACCCGAGCGGGAGCTTCGCGGATTTACACGCAAGCTCAGGAAAGATGGAAGTGGTTTCACGTCATGAAGATGAAGCATGAAATCATGGTATTAAATTTTGCTGATGACGCGATGCGGTCTGCGAGAGCGGTGCGTCCAATTTCCCTGGTGCTTGTCAGTTGCGGCTTCGCTATGGCATAGGCAGCACCTTCAGCCATTGCCACCATTGCTGGCTGGAATGGCGGGGTGCTCGCCGTGGGGATAACGGCATTCCTGTCCGCTGCCCTGTCCAGTCTTGCTGTTCACCTCGTCGTCAGGACCCGCCGCATGACAGATCCCAGCATTCACCGAGCCCGTGTCGATGCCGAAGCGGGCCGCGCCTGGCACGCCATAGCAGGACACGGAAAAACGAACATATTCCGGCTTTTTTCCTCGGCTGAGGCTTGGGAATGGGGTTTCCGACGCCCGTTTTTGTCGGAATGGAGTGCCTTTTCGTGCTCCGAGACGCCCGTAGCCGCCGTTGAGGCGGACTTCGGGCGTGATTATGCCGCCGCCAGCAGCTTGGGCAGGCGGATCAGGTTGTAGGCGGTGGCGGTCAGGGTGAACATCCAACCGACGCGGGCCGTTCCGCGATGACGCGTTTTGCGCAAGCCGGCTCCCTTGATCCAGCCGAACACCTCCTCGATCCGTTTGCGGATTCTCAGGCTGACGGCGTAGCCGGGGTGACGGGTGGTCCGGCCGTCGATCGCCGAGCGGCGGTTGCTCGTGTTCTGCGCGACATGCGCAGCGGCGCCCAGGCTGCGCATGTTCGCCACGAAATCCTTGGTGTCGTAAGCCTTGTCGGCACCCACCGTGATGCGGTGGCGGCCGGGGATGGCCTCGACCATGGAAACCGCCGCTTCGCGCTCAGCCAGACCGGTGGCCGCGGTGAGCCGGACATTCACCACCAGAGCGTGACGGTTTTCCATCAATGCATGGCCCATGAAGGCCAGCTTCGCCGGCTGCCCGTTGCCTTTGCGATACAACCGCGCCTCAGGATCGCTGGTCGACGCATGGGTCTCGTTGGACCGTGAGCTGGTCCCCGTATCCTGGACAAGTCCGTTGGCTCTGGTTCTGATGTCGCCGACGCGAGAAGGACCGGACGAGATGAGCAAGGGCACGCGCCGCAATCATGGAGCGGCGTTCAAGGCGAAGGTGGCGCTGGAAGCGCTGCAAGGGGAAACGACGGTTGCGGAGATTTCCGCCAAGTACGGGATTCACCAGACGTTGGTGAACGAATGGAAGCGCCAGCTTGTGGACGGCGCATGCGGCGTTTTTGAGAAGGGCGGCGGCCGGGCCGAGAAGGCGACGGAAGCGGTGACCGACGAGTTGTACAAGCAAATCGGTCAGTTGAAGGTCGAAAACGATTTTTTGTCGCGCAAGCTCGGTCGTTGAGCCGGGCGGAGAAGAAGACGATGATCGACCCGACGCACCAGACGCTGTCGGTGACGCGGCAATGCGGGCTGTTGGGGCTAAGCCGCTCCACCTTGTATTACAAGCCGGTCAACGACAACAGCGAGGATCTGGCCATCAAGGCGCTGATCGACCGGCAGTTCCTGGAGACGCCCTATTACGGCTCGCGCAAGATGACGGCGTGGCTGCGGCGCCAGGGGCAGAGCATCAACCGCAAGCGGGTCCGCCGCCTGATGCGGGAGATGGGGCTGGCGGCGATCTGGCAAAAGCCGAACACCAGCAAGCCGGCTCCCGAGCACCGGGTGTGGCCGTATTTGCTGCGCCATCTCGTCATCGACCGGCCCAACCAGGTGTGGACGGCCGACATCACCTACATCCCGATGCCCAAGGGCTTTTTGTACCTGGTGGCGGTGATGGACTGGCACAGCCGTAAGGTGCTGGCGTGGCGGCTGTCCAACACCATGCACGCCGATTTCTGCGTCGCGGCGCTGGAGGAGGCGATCACCCGGTTCGGGACGCCGGACATCTTCAACACCGATCAGGGCGCCCAGTTCACCGGTTCCGCCTTTACCGGCGTGCTGGAGGCCGCCGGGATCCGCATCAGCATGGACGGCAAGGGGCGCTGCATGGACAACATCTTCATCGAGCGCCTGTGGCGCAGCCTGAAATACGAGGACGTCTATCTGCGCGCCTACGCCACGGGCACCGAAGCCCGTCAGGGCATCGGCCGCTGGATCGACAGCTACAACCGGTTGCGCCCCCATCAGGCGCTCGGGTACCAAACCCCCGACGAAATTTTTTCCGCGCCGCGGGTGCCGGGGCTCGCCCCGGCACCCGCGGCCGTCGCCGCATAGAAAACAACCAACCGACCATCGGTCAGAGCCAACGAACGCTATTCCGCCGTCCAGCCCGTGGGGGCCAGCTCAATTTTTTTCGACCGACCATTCTGGGGAAGCTTCATTCGGCCTTTACAGCGGTAGGTCGACGGGGCAATCGGCAACACCTTGCAGATCGGCTCGACCCCGTGGACGGCGCGATGCTCGTCAATGAAGGCGATCATCGCTTGAACGGGCGGTCGAGCTCCGCCTGAGCAAAATAAGCCGACGCTTTGCGCAGAATCTCGTTCGCTTGCCGCAGTTCCCGGACCTCACGCTCCAGCGTAAGCGTTGCGTGACGACACATCCGACGTGATCGTGGTTCATGAAATATTCCGCTGATCGCAGCTCAGCGGGGTAAGGGGATGTCGGGTCAGGATCTGGAGAGCTATTGGCGCGGTCATGTCGAGGCCTGGAAGGGCAGCGGGCTGACGCTGAAAGCCTATGCTGAAGCCCATGGAATTGGACGCTGGGCTCTGGGACGGTGGTCGCGCCGCTTTGCCGCTGCGAAG
This region of Azospirillum thiophilum genomic DNA includes:
- a CDS encoding ParA family protein, which translates into the protein MARIISFASTKGGVGKTSLVMALTSELRRREASVLLLDCDPNRHLAEWARRRNDAGVRVLDEITESNVRQTVQENAPNFDYTLIDLAGFGNLTMLYAFSVSDGVLIPTQQSFMDVKETVRTFKVVADSVGVLKHTPASSVVIVRTQAAIESRVDRHARGLLDEHGVPAFRTELIERSLLKEMTYTGHGPGEVNPNSNADLNVRALTDEFIAFLEASPANPLIPRG
- a CDS encoding IS3 family transposase (programmed frameshift); translation: MSKGTRRNHGAAFKAKVALEALQGETTVAEISAKYGIHQTLVNEWKRQLVDGACGVFEKGGGRAEKATEAVTDELYKQIGQLKVENDFLSRKLGSLSRAEKKTMIDPTHQTLSVTRQCGLLGLSRSTLYYKPVNDNSEDLAIKALIDRQFLETPYYGSRKMTAWLRRQGQSINRKRVRRLMREMGLAAIWQKPNTSKPAPEHRVWPYLLRHLVIDRPNQVWTADITYIPMPKGFLYLVAVMDWHSRKVLAWRLSNTMHADFCVAALEEAITRFGTPDIFNTDQGAQFTGSAFTGVLEAAGIRISMDGKGRCMDNIFIERLWRSLKYEDVYLRAYATGTEARQGIGRWIDSYNRLRPHQALGYQTPDEIFSAPRVPGLAPAPAAVAA